The Panthera leo isolate Ple1 chromosome C2, P.leo_Ple1_pat1.1, whole genome shotgun sequence genome window below encodes:
- the MB21D2 gene encoding protein MB21D2 isoform X2 encodes MVQKLDQKLPVANEYLLLSGGVREGVVDLDLDELNVYARGTDYDMDFTLLVPALKLHDRNQPVTLDMRHSALCHSWLSLRLFDEGTISKWKDCCTIVDHINGATNYFFSPTKVADWFYDSISIVLSEIQKKPQRGMPKVEKVEKNGTIISIILGVGSSRMLYDIVPVVSFKGWPAVAQSWLMENHFWDGKITEEEVISGFYLVPACSYKGKKDNEWRLSFARSEVQLKKCISSSLMQAYQACKAIIIKLLSRPKAISPYHLRSMMLWACDRLPANYLAQEDYAAHFLLGLIDDLQHCLVNKMCPNYFIPQCNMLEHLSEETVMLHARKLSSVRSDPAEHLRTAIEHVKAANRLTLELQRRGSTTSIPSPQSDGGDPNQPDDRLAKKLQQLVTENPGKSISVFINPDDVTRPHFRIDDKFF; translated from the coding sequence ATGGTGCAAAAGCTGGACCAAAAACTTCCAGTGGCCAATGAGTACCTGTTGCTCTCCGGGGGAGTCCGGGAAGGCGTGGTGGACCTGGACTTAGATGAGCTGAATGTCTATGCCCGGGGGACAGACTACGACATGGACTTCACTCTTCTGGTGCCAGCCCTTAAGCTGCATGACCGTAATCAGCCTGTGACACTCGACATGCGCCACTCAGCCTTGTGCCACTCTTGGCTGAGCCTCCGGCTCTTTGATGAGGGGACAATCAGTAAGTGGAAAGACTGCTGCACCATCGTGGATCACATCAACGGTGCCACCAACTACTTCTTCTCCCCAACCAAAGTGGCCGACTGGTTCTATGACTCCATCAGCATTGTCCTCTCGGAGATCCAGAAGAAACCCCAGCGAGGGATGCCAAAGGTGGAAAAGGTAGAGAAGAACGGGACCATCATCTCCATCATTCTGGGAGTGGGGAGCAGTCGCATGTTGTATGATATCGTCCCTGTGGTATCTTTCAAGGGCTGGCCTGCAGTGGCCCAGAGCTGGCTCATGGAGAACCACTTTTGGGATGGGAAGATCACTGAGGAAGAGGTCATCAGTGGGTTTTACTTGGTGCCTGCTTGCTCATACAAGGGTAAGAAGGACAATGAATGGCGGCTGTCCTTTGCCAGGAGCGAGGTGCAGCTGAAGAAGTGCATCTCTAGTAGCCTCATGCAGGCCTACCAGGCCTGCAAAGCCATCATCATTAAACTCCTGTCCCGGCCCAAGGCTATCAGCCCCTATCACCTGCGGAGCATGATGCTCTGGGCCTGTGACAGACTTCCTGCCAACTACTTGGCCCAAGAAGACTATGCAGCCCACTTTTTGCTGGGCCTCATCGATGACCTACAACACTGTCTGGTCAACAAGATGTGCCCCAATTATTTCATCCCTCAGTGCAACATGCTGGAGCACCTGTCAGAGGAGACCGTCATGCTCCATGCGCGGAAGCTCTCCTCCGTCCGCTCGGACCCGGCGGAGCACTTGCGCACGGCCATCGAGCACGTCAAGGCGGCCAACCGGCTGACGCTGGAGCTCCAGAGGCGGGGCAGCACCACCAGCATCCCCTCCCCGCAGTCCGACGGAGGGGACCCCAACCAGCCTGATGACCGTTTGGCCAAAAAACTGCAACAGCTAGTGACTGAGAACCCGGGGAAATCCATCTCTGTCTTTATCAACCCTGATGATGTCACAAGGCCCCATTTCAGAATTGATGATAAATTTTTCTGA